The stretch of DNA TCAATGCGGTCTCTGAGGCGCTCAATCTCAGCGGCTGGGTCGGCCATGAGAGTACCAAGGAAAATGTCCCTATTAAATACTCGGATGTGGACAAGTGCTGTTTGTCCCTCCTTTGGCTTTTCTAACCGCGAACAACTCTGTGAGCGACAGGAGCTTACACCTCAGCCGAAGCTGGTGGGACCTCAACCCACGGATTGACGATGCTTTCGAAGCCGATAAGGGCGATGAACGCCACGGCGATGGTTCCAATCAGCGTGACTGGTGAAAACATATCCGCGAGTGGGATGAGCGCCAGGAATGTTCCGATGACGACGAGCCGTGCCACGAGCACGTGATTGTCGAATCGAATTTCATCGGACACCTGTGGAATGGCCCGTTGAAGGATGGCACAGCCGAGCAAGAACGAGGCAACGCCTCCACAGAGGATGAGTCTGGCACCTTGTTCCAGTGTGTGACCGGCAATCGTCGCTTCGATGGCGAGCACCAGTCCGACCCCGGCCGCAACGATTCCGAGGTGAACGAAGAAGTGGCTGAACACGTAGACGAGTGCGGCTTGGCGTGCTCGAAGCTGTCGGTCGGGTGGTGCAGTGAGCGCCCGGTCGATGACACGCTCGTCGAACCGCCCGAAGTAGAGCCACCATGCGCCGACTGCAATCAAGAAGCCGCCCAGTCCGACGAGGAGCACTTCGAGTTGGAAGTCGGCACCGGAGGTCACAATGGAGGTGCCAAACGAGACGGCGAGGATGGTCTCACCGAGGACGATGATGGTGATGAGCCCGAGGCGCTCGGGGAAGTGTGACACCTGAACGAGGACGGTGTCGAAGACGGTGTACAACACCGCGACTCCGGCCATATTGATGGTGAACGCCGCAATCCACAGCCCGAACCGGCCGGGGTCGGGGACGAGCAGGGAAACCCCCCAAACAGCGGTCGTCAAGAATTCTGAGGTAATCCACGTCATGACGAACCCCTGTGTCTCTTCTGTGACGACGTTTGGTCGCGGCCGAAGATAGAGGACGGTGAGAACCACGCGCAAGAACAGCATGGTGGCCCCGAACACGAACGTCTGGCCGTGGAACACGCCGTCTACGGTCTGTGAGAGGAATATCACCACGAACATGACACCGATGAGGCTCGCCCGCGAGATGAGGTCGTCTGCGGCATACAGGTCTGCGTAGTAGCTGTAGTCAAGCCAGACCCACCAGACCAACACGAACACGCCGGTGAAATACAGCACGCCTTCGAGCGTCAAGTTGTGATGGAGATTCGTGCCAATCTCTGCGATGGCAGCGACGAACACGAGGTCGAAAAAGAGTTCGAGCCATGTGGCGTGGCGCAGACTCTCCTCTCTGCCGGTATACACCGAGAGCGGCCGCTTGAAGTGTCTCCTGATTCCTCGAGGGTCGAACGCCATCGAATCTCTCCTGCGTATAAAAACGACACAAAATAGCATAAGCATATGTCGTGGCAGTCGAGGAGTCATCGAGTTTCCGCAACGTACTGAAAACAGCACTGTCGCGGCGTTTATGCCATATTAAATCGTTATAATACCTACTGGTGTCGAGGAATCCACCGCGTTTGCAGGGTGGACAGGTTACGAACTACGACTCGGGGCCTCAGCGGACGGAGACGACATGAAAGAAGTATTCACGATGTGGAAAGACCCACGGATGGTTGCACTCACGGCGGTCATCGCGGCAGTGTACATGACCGCGTTAATCCCGTTCAAGGGGTTCGTTATCGTCCCGGGATTCACGGAGATTCGTCCGGCGAACGTGCTTCCGGTCGCGCTCAGTCTCATGTTTGGCCCAGCCACGGCGTGGGGTGCAGGTATCGGTAATCTGTTCAGTGATGCGTTCGGCGGTACGCTCACCGCCGGCAGCATTTTTGGCTTCGTTGGCAACTTCTTCAGCGGCTATATCGGCTATAAACTCTGGGGACGGCTCGGGTGGTTATCCTCGGGTGAGAAGCCGACCATGCGGTCTGTGAAACAACTCGGTGAGTTCGTCGTCATCTCGTTTGTCGCGGCTGCAGGCACCGCCGCGATAATTGCGTGGGGGCTCGAACTCTTGGGGCTGTTTCCGTTCTCGGTGTTTGCGACCATCATTTTGGTCAACGATTTCCTCGCTGCTGCCGTCATCGGGCCGCCGTTGTTGTATCTTCTATATCCCCGTATCGAACGTGCAGGGTTGCTCTACACTGGCATGATGGACCACAACGACCACCCAATCACGGCGACCCGTGACCAGCGCTACGCTGCTGTTGGGCTCTCGACTGTCTCAGTCGCGTGGCTGATCGTTGGAATCGGTATCGGGGTCGCTGTACAAGGCGTCCCGTTCGGTGTCGGTGGTGCTGGCATCGAGGCGGGAACCGGTGGCTCAGTGGTTCAGATCACCATCGGCGCAATCGCGTTCTCCTTGCTCGTTGGCTTCAGTATCCTCTCGGGCGGGTGGTCGCCACGATTACGCAGGTCAACAGGCCGAGAGCGAATCGGACGCAGTGGGTGAGGCGAGACGACGAATCGCTTCGAAACGTTCGAAATGGGATATTGCCGTGCGATGCAAGCTTGCCTACACCACCTCACCACCCCCGACAGTAATACTGCGCAGTAACACTGGCCAGTAATATTCTATTGTCTGACGGGTGTTTTTGTACGTGTTCAGCCATCACTGTAGCATGCTTACGTACACGGTTTATTCGGAGGCGGGCGGCGTCGGGAAAACCACACTTTCTGCGAATCTCGCTAAGGCACACGCTCGGGCTGGACAGGACGTACTCGTCATCGACTTAGACCCACAGGAGGGGAGTTTGACCTACTTACTCGATGTCGAAGCCGCTCGCAACGAGGGCGGCTCTGACAATCTCGTCCGGCATATGATTGGGCGACCAGGTGGCGCGTTCGAGGACTTGATTCGAACGGCCGAACCGGGCATCGACGTCCTCCCGAGTCACAACATGCTCGAACGGTTGACCGAGTTGCTCCTTCGAACCTCGGAAATCGAAGAGCAGACGAATCCCGACCCGGAGTACACGTACCCACGCTACGAGCAGCTCCACCGCGTGCTCGCGGAGGCCAGGGTTCACGAAACCTACGACGTGTTGATTGTCGATCCACCGGCGACGACGGGCGACCACCTGTACAACGCAATTTACGCGACGCGAAACGTCGTCATCCCGCTCGAACTCTCGGGGAAAGGTCACCAGAGCGTCGAGGGGTTACAGGACATCGTGGCCGGGCTCGAATCGGAACTGGAGTTGGAAGTCGGCGTGCTCGCCGTGGTGCCAAACGAAGTCAAAGACACCGCAGACCAGCGTGAGTACGAGGCAGCACTCTCGGAACTCGGCTTTTCAGTACCGGTCTCCATTCGCGACAGAACCTCGCTGTTTGAAGGCTGTTGGAAACAGCAGGTGAACGCGTTCACCTACGTCGAAGAACACCGGGCGCGAAAGCGCCAGTACGAACTCGACACGCTCGCACAGTTTGACGAACTTGCGGCGTTCATCAACGAACAAGTCAATGGGGCAGCCACAGAACAAGCGGAGGTGTCGGCATGAAATCCGGTGCCGGTGACGACCCGTTTGCAGACATCTTTGAAGACGATACGCTGGACGACGGGCAACCAGCGGACGCAGACTCTGTCGAGGGTGGTAGCACAGAAGAGTCAGACGTACTGGACGTGTCGAAAAACGACTCTCCGCACGCTACCGACGAGCCGGCCGGGAAGGCAGAAGAACCGGCCGACGAGGCAGAAATCCCGTGGATTTTCCGTCGAGACAAAGTCAAGGCTGACCGCGAGAAGGTTCACCAGTTGTTCGTCAGACCAGAAACCGACCGAACCTACCGTCGGTTCGAGAGCGACCTTGAAGAGGCGATGGACACCGACCTGAGCCGCCTCGACGTGCGCGAAGCCGCGTATCTCGTGGGGATGCAACACCCTGAGATGGTCATCTCGCTGCTCGAATCGTGGGGCTACAACTACTTCGACTGACGGGTTGACAACGCTCTATTCGCTCGCTACTCATGTATTCGAAGATCGATTGAGAAGCGTGTCACACCGCATTTCCGGTGAAAGCAGTGTGGCTGTATGGGTGAGTGATGGAGCAGATGGCGAGATTAGCACTGGCGACGCAGGCTGTGAGACGCACACCACGTTTCCGGTGAACTGAGGCGAAATTGGCCTAGTGTGTTCGGGTCTGCATGCAGGGGTGGCGCACACCGCATTTCCGGTGAAACGGCGTTGGTGAACGAAGTGAAGGTACGTGAACGCGCGCACACCGGGTTTCCGGTGAAATTCGTGTGAGGGGAAGGTGGGTAGCTTGGGCAGCGTGGTTGGATGAGCACGCACACACCGGATTTCCGGTGAACCGTGGCGATAGGCTGCGACCGAAGACAGGATGTCGCGTCTATTGGCGGTATTCGGCTACTGACGTCGCCAACTGGTGCCCACAATTGGAGCAGTCAACTGGAGCAATCAATTGATGGCTTCGATTGGGCCGCCAGTCTACCAACAACCCATCGCGATGGCCACTACGTTTGCCAGGGGAGCCGTTCCTAGCAGTCTTGTGTGAGGTTGATGTTTCCTAAACGATGTTCCGAATGTCCCGGACCAGTCATATTTCTAACCAATCAAAGATATAGCATTTCTAAATACACCGCTTCCGGTGAAATATCTACGAATCAAACAACACTCTGATATAGAAATGATTAAGTATGCTATCTGAATAACAGTCCAGTAAGTCAATCGCAATACTTGTTTATTGTGCGGAATCGCACACCGACCTCGACTACCCCCACGCCCATCCCACACATTTCACCGGAAATGCGGTGTGCGCGTCACCGTTGCTCGGGACCACTTGGTGAAGTTCTTGATTCGCACTCGTAGCCGTTCGAACCTGCCCGTGGACAGAAAACGTAAAGCCATTTCACCGGAAACGGGGTGAATATCCAGAATGTCTGAGGCTGACGAACTTTTCACTCGGGAAGACCCCATCTTTGCGAACAAAGAGCTTCTCGAAATCAACCACCTCCCGGACGGGGGACGCATCGTCGGGCGCGACGAGGAAATCGGCCACCTCGCAAATGCCGTGAACCCAGCAATCTTCGGACAGAGTCCGAGCAACGTGCTCATCTACGGCAAGACGGGCACCGGGAAATCGCTCTGTGCGAAGTACGTCTCTCGTCGGCTCATCGAAACCGCAGACGAAGAAGGCGTGACGGTTGCCATGGCGTACGTCGATTGTGCGCAGGATACGACCGAGACCCAGACGGTCCAAACCATCGCCACCGCGGTCAACGACCCCGCGGTGACGGACATCAAAATCCCGGACAAGGGTATCTCGACTGCGACGTACTACAAGCGCCTCTGGAAGATTTTAGACCAACAGTACGACGTGGTGCTCGTCATCTTAGACGAAATCGACAAACTCGACAGCGACGGCATCCTGATGCAACTCTCGCGGGCGGGCGAAGCCGGAAAACTCCACCACTGCAAGGTTGGCGTTATCGGCATCAGCAACAAAATCAAGTACAAAGACCGGATGGACGAACGCGTCCGCTCGTCGCTCTGTGAACGCGAGTACGTCTTCCCACCCTACGACGCGAACCAGCTTCGTGAGATTATGGACGCCCGTTCTGACTCCTTTCGTGACAACGTCTTAGAAGAGTCCGTGATTCCGCGCGCCGCCGCCCTCGCCGCACGCGAACACGGTGACGCCCGAAAGGCAATCGACATCCTCCGGTATGCAGGCGAGATTGCCCAATCGACGGGCGCGAAGACGGTCAAAGAGGAGTTCATCGTCCAAGCCCGCGAGCGCGCAGAAACCGACCGCTTTCGGGAACTCATCCGCGGTTCGACGCCCCACTCCCGGTTCGTCCTCCAAGCGCTCACCGTCCTCTCGCTCAACAACCCGAATCAGGACGGCTTTCGCACGACCCGTATCTACGATGTGTACAAAGAAATCTGCAGACAGGAAGGCTCTGATTACCTCTCACTGCGCCGGGTTCGTGACCTCCTCAAAGAACACGCCTTCCTCGATATCATCGAACAAGCCCATCGCAGCGGCGGGAGTGCCGAAGGGAGCTACACCGAACACCAACTCCTAGAGGAACCAGCAGTCGTAAAGAAAGTCCTCGTCGAGACGACCGAACAGTAGTCGGCTCAGCCACCCCACTCCTTTCTCACACATTTCACCGGAAACCCGGTGCGCGTGCGCAACCAATACTCGTGCTATTCGTGAGCTACAGTCACTCGCTCGCCCACGGCTACACCGTTCCAGAATGCCGCATGCACGCGCCCTTCACCAACCACCCAATCTCCAGCAAAGTACAGTCCCTCGTCCTCGGCGCTGCGAACCGTCGCGTCATCGACACGAGCGTCTGGCAGTGCATAGCGCCACCCCTGCGTATCGACCCAGTCAGGGTCTGCTACTCGCGAATCGTCGAGTAACGTCGAAGCGAGCTGTGCGACACGGCGTCCCGCTCGCGCCGTGGACAGGTCTGCGTGTTCTTCTGACCATTCCGGACTCATCTGGACGACGAGCAAGCTCTCACCGTCGGGGACGTGGCCTGGCTTACACTCCTCACGCGAAAGCCAGCCAATCGGGTGGTCCCGATCTACATTGACGAGTGCGTAGTAAGGCAGGTCAAGCTTGAACGGGTAGTGGAGCATCACCGAGCGAATCGTCCGGTAGGGCACGGCGTCGATGGCCTCGGTGAGTTCCCGTCGTCGTGAATCTATCCACTGGCTTCGCCGGAGAATCCCGGCCGTTTGCGGTGCGGGTGGCGTGAGGACGACGCGGTCGAACCGTCCAACCGCCGTGTCAGCTCCATCGAACAGTCGCCAGCCAGCCCAATCGCCGTCGTCTGTCCATTCGAGGCGAGCGATTTCAACGCCCTTTTCGACCGTCGCATCCGTCTGCCTGAGCACTCGCTTTGCGAACTGGGTGAGGCCGGTTTGGTAGCTCCATTTGTGGGCTTCCTCACGGTCTCCCCGGCGAATCTGCCCGCGCTTGTCGTACGTCCAGACTGGAGCCTCGATGTCGACAAGCCCGTCGGTTCCGAGAGTCGAAAGCAAGGTCCCGGTTCTGTCGTCTGTGGGCTTCAGGTAGTTCGCGCCGTGGTCGTAGTAACAGCCGTTCCGCCGTCGCGTTGTGGCCCTGCCGCCGACGCCGCGGCTCTTCTCGAATATCGTCACGTCGAACGCTGTATCGCGGAGGGCGTAGGCGACGCCACACCCCGCGGCTCCAGCTCCGACGACTGCGAGCGCGTTGGTCATACCAGAGTGTCGGGTCACGGAGCCAAAGTCTGTGGCATGGGGCACACAGGTTTCGGGTATCGAATGGATGTGCAGGTTTCCGGTGTCGATTTCCGGCTTCCTTTCAGAGGAAGCTTTGAGACACCACCCACCCTACTCAACACAGTGACCGCGCCTACCCTCGACCGAATCACCGTCTATCCCATCAAGTCACTCGATGGCGTCACCTGCGACCGGGCGACGCTGGTCGAAAACGGCGGCCTCTCCCACGACCGCGCGTACGCACTCGTCGATGCGGCGGGAACGTTCGTGAACGGCAAACGCACAGCTACCATTCACCGCCTCGCCCTCTCGATGGACCTTGAGGCGAATCGAGCGACGATCAGCGTCCGCGGAACTGACCGGGCTGTGTCCGGCCATCTGGACGACCACCGCGACCGATTCGAGGCGTGGCTCTCAAGCTACTTCGAGCGCGACGTTTCGCTCGAAAAACAGCCTGCAGGCGGCGCGCCAGACGACACGGAGGCGTCGGGGCCAACGGTCGTCTCGACCGCAACGCTCGCTGAAATCGCCTCGTGGTACGACCTCCCCGTGGCGAACGTTCGGCGGCGCTTTCGAGCGAATCTCGAACTCGGCGGCTGTCCGGCGTTCTGGGAAGACCGGCTCTACGCCGAACCCGGCACGGCCAAACCATTCGAAATCGGACCCACCCCATTCGCCGGGACGAACCCCTGCCAGCGCTGTGTCGTCCCGACGCGCGACCCGGACACTGGCGAGGCGACGTCGGAGTTTCGCACAACATTCATCACCCGACGAGAGGCGACGCTTCCAGCGTGGGCCAACCGCGCGCAGTTCGACCACTTCTTTCGCGTGACGGTGAACACGACCGTCCCCGAGTCGGCGTGGGGGAAGGAGATTCACGTCGGTGATTCTGTCACAGTTGGTTAACTTTCTCATACACGGCGTGCGCAAATCGCTCGAACCGGCACAGTCATTGCGCGCTCGTCCCTACTGCCAATATTAGACATGGCGGTCGAATCGACCTACGGACTGTTTACCCAGGAACAGTTACACGACGCACTCGACAATGGCGCACTTCCCGACTGGGCCGAAAGCCACTACGAGGGCTTTCGCAACGCGATGCTCGGCACCCACGACGGCGCACCGTTCCCGTGCTATTTCGGGATGGAATCAGAACGGAGCGGCGACGCCCTCTACACCTTTTGTGACTCGATGACCGACGAGTCGGCGCTGCTCACGCTCACAGACACCCTCTTCGAGTACGTTCAGGTGTTCGAAGAGTACAGCGAGCGGACGTCGCTGGTCATCTTCTTCAAACCACCCGAGCGTGAATTGGACGAGGCCGCGTACCGAGACCACTTCTGGCACATCCTCCAGTTCCTCCACGACCACGACCCGGAGCCGTGGCCACACCACATCCCAACCGACCCGACGGACCCCTACTGGGAGTTCTGTTTCGCCGGTGAGCCAATGTTTCCGACCGCTCGCGCGCCGTTTTACGAACAGCGCATGAGCCGCCACACGCCACACGGCCTCGAAATCACGGCCCAACCGCGAGCCATCTTCGCGGGTATCACGGGCGACACTGCGGCCGGAAAAGAAGCGCGACGCATCATCAGAGCGCGCATCGAAGACTACGACGGCGTCTGCCCGCACGCGGATATCGGTGATTGGGGCGATTCTCACACCCGCGAGTGGAAACAGTACCTCCTTCCCGAGAGAAACGAGGACACCATCGAGACGTGTCCGCTCATAATCACTGCACTCAGATGACCGCCTCTACCGACACCACACCACTCACCGACACCACCGCGCTCATCACCATCGACGTACAGCAAGGCTTCGACGACCCCGCGTGGGGGCCGCGAAACAACCCCGAGATGGAAGCAAACCTCGATGCCCTCCTCGCCGCGTGGCGCGAGGCTGGCCGACCCGTGTTCCACGTCAAACACCACTCGACCGAATCCGACTCACCGCTCCGCCCAGACCAGCCCGGAAGCGCGCTCAGAGACGGCCTCGTCGCAGACGGCGAACCCGTCATCACCAAGAACGTAAACAGCGCGTTCATCGGGACGGACTTAGCAGCCCGACTCCGCGAGGCGGGCATTACGACGCTCGTGCTCGCCGGACTCACGACTGACCACTGCGTCTCCACGACGGCGCGGATGGCAGAAAACCTTGGATTTACCGTGTTCGTCGTCGCAGACGCAACGGCGACACACGAGCGTACCGGCTACGACGGGACAACCTACGAAGCCGACGAGTCTCACGCACTCGCGCTTGCCCACCTCAACGGCGAGTTCGCGACGGTTCTCGACACCGAGGCGCTGCTCGCTGTGCGTTCGGAGTAGCTTGCGCCTGCGGTGCGTTTTGCCAGTTGCACCTACTGTCTTTCCTGCGTAGCTGTCACCTCCGCCCGTCACACCGGGTTTCCGGTGAAAACCGCTAGAGGAAAACGCTCGCTAAAACCCCAATGAAGATGAGTACGAACGTCAGGATGACGACCAGCCGGAAGAATCGGTCTGCTCCTTGCATGAGTGGCCTTTCGCCTTCTGGGAGTATATATGCTTGCAGGCTGGGGAGTCCTTATTGGAGATAGGTTTTCGCGTGTGGCCTCTCGGCAGAACTCACCGCAACGGGCAGGGCTATGGTATGCTACCACGAACCGTCCGTTGCGACATTCGGCGTAGCGCTCCACCTACCCGATGGTCGAGAAACCGGGCTGTGGTGTTTCTCTTTGGTGCCATACCAGACACCGGGCCACCGCGGCCACCGGCCCGCTTCCAGTATAACTGTGTTCAGATTGCCTACAGAGGACTGTCTTCAGGCTGCCACAGAGCCTCCGCTGTCGCCCGTATATTACCAGCAATAATCTATACGTTTGTTTAATTATCTCTGGTTTTATCGGACAAAACCTTAATCTTTTTCACAGATTTTGTCGTATTGTCTAGCATGGATTGGCGAGCGCGCACCACGGACGCAGAGCACGTAGAAACGTTGGCGGTCACCTGCGGCGAGAAGGCGCAGGCTGGCAATGACCACGTTGGCGACGTGACGGTACCCATCCACCTCTCCTCTACGTTTGCTGTCCCCGGCATCGACCCTGCCGCAGACCTCCTCTCGCTCGACCCGGATGCGAACGAATACGTCTACTCGCGGCTCTCGAACCCGACGCGAAACGCGGTCGAAACCCGACTCGCCGCCCTTGAAGGCGGCGACCACGCCTTCGCCTTTGCCTCCGGCACCGCCGCCATCGCCACGGTTGCAATGGCCGCGCTCAACCCCGGCGACCACGTCGTCGCCTTCGACGACCTCTACGGCGGCACGAAAGCGATGTTCACACTGTTTCTCCCCGACAAACTCGGCGTCGAAGTCAGTTTCGTCGACGCCCGCGACACCGAGAACGTCCGTGCGGCGATGCAGGACAACACCGAACTCATCTGGATGGAGACGCCGACGAACCCGTTGCTCCACCTCTGTGACATCGAATCCATCGCCACCGTCGCACAGGAACACGGCGCGCTGTTCGGCGTCGACAACACCTTCCTCTCGCCGTACTTCCAACAGCCGCTCACCCTCGGCGCGGACGTGGTCGTCCACAGCACGACGAAGTACCTGAACGGCCACTCCGATTCGATGGGCGGCGTCGCTATCACGAACAATCCAGACCTCGCAGACAGCCTCAAATTCCTGCAACAGATCGGCCTCGGCAACATGCTCTCGCCGTTCGACTCATACCTCTTGCTTCGCGGCATCAAGACGCTCCCGATGCGGATGCGCCAGCACGCTGAAAACGCCCAAGCGGTTGCCGAATTCCTCGATAATCACGACCTCGTTGAGACGGTTTACTTCCCCGGCTTAGCAAGCCACCCGCAAGCCGACCTCGCCCGCCAGCAGATGTCCGGTCCCGGCGGCGTGGTAACTGCGGTGTTCAATGGTTCGCTCGAAACCGTAGAACACCTCGTCGCTGAACTCGATGAGTTCACCTTCGCCGTCAGCCTTGGCGGCGTCGAATCGCTGGTCGAACACCCCGCGTCGCTCACCCACTCAGAACTCTCGCCAGAAGAACGCGAGTCGCTCGGCATCACCGACACCCTCCTTCGATTCTCTGTCGGTGTCGAACACGTAGACGACCTTATCGCAGACCTCGACTCCGCCCTTAGGGCGGTCGAAGAGCGCGCCGTCCACACTGCTGACTAGTACTCGCCAAGTGCAACCGCGACCAGTTCGATTGGCGTTTTCGGCTGTTCGCTCGTCCCGTCGCGGTCACCAAGCTGCGTGCGACACGACGCCCCCGGCGCGACGATTTGGTCACCGGGACTTTCCTCGACTTGCTCGAACAGCACGTCACCGATTGCTTTGCTGAGCGAGAAATGCTCTGCCTCGTAGCCGAAGCTCCCGGCCATCCCACAACAGCCCGAATCGAGTGGGTCGACCGTGAAGCCCGCCCGCCGGAGCACACCCACCGCGTGGTGGTCTTTCTTCGTTGCCTTCTGATGGCAGTGGCCGTGGTAGGTGAGCGAGGTGTTCACCTCGCGGTAGGAGATGGTCTCGTCTAGCTGGAATACATCGAGGTACTCACAGACGCCGTAGGTGTTGGCCGCAAGCGTCTCTACGTCCTCTCCAGAGAGGAGGTCTACGTAATCGGACTGGAACATCACCGCGTCGGAGGGTTCGACCAACACAACGTCCCAGCCGTCTTCGACGTACGGGGTGAGTGCGGCGACGTTTCGCTGGGCGGTCGCCCGCGATTTCCCGAGAAAGCCTTTCGAGTGGGCCGGACGCCCGCTGTCGGTTTCGTCTGCGAGTCTGAC from Haladaptatus sp. ZSTT2 encodes:
- a CDS encoding low temperature requirement protein A; protein product: MAFDPRGIRRHFKRPLSVYTGREESLRHATWLELFFDLVFVAAIAEIGTNLHHNLTLEGVLYFTGVFVLVWWVWLDYSYYADLYAADDLISRASLIGVMFVVIFLSQTVDGVFHGQTFVFGATMLFLRVVLTVLYLRPRPNVVTEETQGFVMTWITSEFLTTAVWGVSLLVPDPGRFGLWIAAFTINMAGVAVLYTVFDTVLVQVSHFPERLGLITIIVLGETILAVSFGTSIVTSGADFQLEVLLVGLGGFLIAVGAWWLYFGRFDERVIDRALTAPPDRQLRARQAALVYVFSHFFVHLGIVAAGVGLVLAIEATIAGHTLEQGARLILCGGVASFLLGCAILQRAIPQVSDEIRFDNHVLVARLVVIGTFLALIPLADMFSPVTLIGTIAVAFIALIGFESIVNPWVEVPPASAEV
- a CDS encoding QueT transporter family protein; this translates as MKEVFTMWKDPRMVALTAVIAAVYMTALIPFKGFVIVPGFTEIRPANVLPVALSLMFGPATAWGAGIGNLFSDAFGGTLTAGSIFGFVGNFFSGYIGYKLWGRLGWLSSGEKPTMRSVKQLGEFVVISFVAAAGTAAIIAWGLELLGLFPFSVFATIILVNDFLAAAVIGPPLLYLLYPRIERAGLLYTGMMDHNDHPITATRDQRYAAVGLSTVSVAWLIVGIGIGVAVQGVPFGVGGAGIEAGTGGSVVQITIGAIAFSLLVGFSILSGGWSPRLRRSTGRERIGRSG
- a CDS encoding ParA family protein → MLTYTVYSEAGGVGKTTLSANLAKAHARAGQDVLVIDLDPQEGSLTYLLDVEAARNEGGSDNLVRHMIGRPGGAFEDLIRTAEPGIDVLPSHNMLERLTELLLRTSEIEEQTNPDPEYTYPRYEQLHRVLAEARVHETYDVLIVDPPATTGDHLYNAIYATRNVVIPLELSGKGHQSVEGLQDIVAGLESELELEVGVLAVVPNEVKDTADQREYEAALSELGFSVPVSIRDRTSLFEGCWKQQVNAFTYVEEHRARKRQYELDTLAQFDELAAFINEQVNGAATEQAEVSA
- a CDS encoding orc1/cdc6 family replication initiation protein; its protein translation is MSEADELFTREDPIFANKELLEINHLPDGGRIVGRDEEIGHLANAVNPAIFGQSPSNVLIYGKTGTGKSLCAKYVSRRLIETADEEGVTVAMAYVDCAQDTTETQTVQTIATAVNDPAVTDIKIPDKGISTATYYKRLWKILDQQYDVVLVILDEIDKLDSDGILMQLSRAGEAGKLHHCKVGVIGISNKIKYKDRMDERVRSSLCEREYVFPPYDANQLREIMDARSDSFRDNVLEESVIPRAAALAAREHGDARKAIDILRYAGEIAQSTGAKTVKEEFIVQARERAETDRFRELIRGSTPHSRFVLQALTVLSLNNPNQDGFRTTRIYDVYKEICRQEGSDYLSLRRVRDLLKEHAFLDIIEQAHRSGGSAEGSYTEHQLLEEPAVVKKVLVETTEQ
- a CDS encoding NAD(P)/FAD-dependent oxidoreductase; the encoded protein is MTNALAVVGAGAAGCGVAYALRDTAFDVTIFEKSRGVGGRATTRRRNGCYYDHGANYLKPTDDRTGTLLSTLGTDGLVDIEAPVWTYDKRGQIRRGDREEAHKWSYQTGLTQFAKRVLRQTDATVEKGVEIARLEWTDDGDWAGWRLFDGADTAVGRFDRVVLTPPAPQTAGILRRSQWIDSRRRELTEAIDAVPYRTIRSVMLHYPFKLDLPYYALVNVDRDHPIGWLSREECKPGHVPDGESLLVVQMSPEWSEEHADLSTARAGRRVAQLASTLLDDSRVADPDWVDTQGWRYALPDARVDDATVRSAEDEGLYFAGDWVVGEGRVHAAFWNGVAVGERVTVAHE
- a CDS encoding MOSC domain-containing protein yields the protein MTAPTLDRITVYPIKSLDGVTCDRATLVENGGLSHDRAYALVDAAGTFVNGKRTATIHRLALSMDLEANRATISVRGTDRAVSGHLDDHRDRFEAWLSSYFERDVSLEKQPAGGAPDDTEASGPTVVSTATLAEIASWYDLPVANVRRRFRANLELGGCPAFWEDRLYAEPGTAKPFEIGPTPFAGTNPCQRCVVPTRDPDTGEATSEFRTTFITRREATLPAWANRAQFDHFFRVTVNTTVPESAWGKEIHVGDSVTVG
- a CDS encoding YqcI/YcgG family protein; protein product: MAVESTYGLFTQEQLHDALDNGALPDWAESHYEGFRNAMLGTHDGAPFPCYFGMESERSGDALYTFCDSMTDESALLTLTDTLFEYVQVFEEYSERTSLVIFFKPPERELDEAAYRDHFWHILQFLHDHDPEPWPHHIPTDPTDPYWEFCFAGEPMFPTARAPFYEQRMSRHTPHGLEITAQPRAIFAGITGDTAAGKEARRIIRARIEDYDGVCPHADIGDWGDSHTREWKQYLLPERNEDTIETCPLIITALR
- a CDS encoding cysteine hydrolase family protein, with the protein product MTASTDTTPLTDTTALITIDVQQGFDDPAWGPRNNPEMEANLDALLAAWREAGRPVFHVKHHSTESDSPLRPDQPGSALRDGLVADGEPVITKNVNSAFIGTDLAARLREAGITTLVLAGLTTDHCVSTTARMAENLGFTVFVVADATATHERTGYDGTTYEADESHALALAHLNGEFATVLDTEALLAVRSE
- a CDS encoding trans-sulfuration enzyme family protein → MDWRARTTDAEHVETLAVTCGEKAQAGNDHVGDVTVPIHLSSTFAVPGIDPAADLLSLDPDANEYVYSRLSNPTRNAVETRLAALEGGDHAFAFASGTAAIATVAMAALNPGDHVVAFDDLYGGTKAMFTLFLPDKLGVEVSFVDARDTENVRAAMQDNTELIWMETPTNPLLHLCDIESIATVAQEHGALFGVDNTFLSPYFQQPLTLGADVVVHSTTKYLNGHSDSMGGVAITNNPDLADSLKFLQQIGLGNMLSPFDSYLLLRGIKTLPMRMRQHAENAQAVAEFLDNHDLVETVYFPGLASHPQADLARQQMSGPGGVVTAVFNGSLETVEHLVAELDEFTFAVSLGGVESLVEHPASLTHSELSPEERESLGITDTLLRFSVGVEHVDDLIADLDSALRAVEERAVHTAD